Proteins encoded within one genomic window of Streptomyces kaniharaensis:
- a CDS encoding PhzF family phenazine biosynthesis protein yields the protein MPEVAIVDACQRDGRGGSPTAVLDDAPFGDDERARIPEELGTSHAVFIRATGIEHGRPSHTLRFFTAEGELPACGHGTVAALALLAERDGAPDYHAVLHTASRRFEGRATRVGGGGVTASFGLGPVSLRDARAPELEAIAASLGLAVAGEACVASNGRPRLLLPVRSRAELGRLAPDFALLRSASDRFGLLGCYVYSVPDRHGRAEARMFAPSIGVPEDIANANSTACLAAHAARSGTDRLTVDMGDHLGNPSTITATIDRSRPEHHVRVGGRATIVRTVVR from the coding sequence ATGCCCGAGGTAGCGATCGTCGACGCCTGCCAGCGAGACGGCAGGGGCGGCAGTCCGACCGCGGTTCTCGACGACGCACCGTTCGGCGATGACGAACGAGCCCGCATTCCCGAGGAGTTGGGAACCTCGCACGCCGTCTTCATCCGCGCGACCGGAATCGAGCACGGCCGTCCGTCCCACACGCTCCGGTTCTTCACCGCCGAGGGCGAACTGCCCGCCTGCGGCCACGGCACCGTCGCCGCCTTGGCGCTGCTCGCCGAACGTGACGGCGCCCCCGACTACCACGCCGTCCTGCACACGGCGAGCCGCCGTTTCGAAGGCCGGGCCACCCGAGTCGGGGGCGGCGGCGTGACAGCGTCGTTCGGCCTGGGCCCGGTGAGCCTGCGCGACGCCCGGGCACCCGAGCTGGAGGCGATCGCGGCAAGCCTCGGACTCGCCGTCGCCGGAGAGGCCTGTGTGGCGTCGAACGGACGGCCGAGGCTTCTGCTTCCCGTCCGGTCACGCGCCGAACTGGGCCGCCTCGCTCCGGACTTCGCCCTGCTGCGCTCAGCCAGCGACCGCTTCGGCCTGCTGGGCTGCTACGTCTACTCGGTCCCCGACCGGCACGGCCGGGCGGAAGCCCGGATGTTCGCCCCGTCGATCGGCGTCCCCGAGGACATCGCCAACGCCAACAGCACGGCCTGCCTGGCCGCGCACGCGGCCCGATCCGGTACGGACCGCCTCACCGTCGACATGGGCGATCACCTCGGCAACCCGTCCACCATCACCGCGACCATCGACCGCAGCCGCCCGGAACACCACGTCCGAGTCGGCGGCCGAGCCACGATCGTCCGAACAGTCGTGCGCTGA
- the murJ gene encoding murein biosynthesis integral membrane protein MurJ codes for MRCGSCSSTRATRVTTLPQAIVTVTLVTALLPHMSRAVIEQRISDLRADLSRALRVSGVVIVPAAFAFLAFGPRIARLLFAHGTTDVAAVLPLGHMLQAFGLGLIPFSAQYLFLRGFYAFDDTRTPFHLSLWISGTNIALATACHLLLPPRWAVTGMAAAYALSYGIGLILTVLRLRRRTQGLLDGRRICRTYGKLTAAAALAGAAGWLVAAGCTNGLAAHFRAPILSLAAGGLTMALLFVLLARLLRIGELRAVPGVR; via the coding sequence TTGAGGTGCGGTAGCTGCTCTTCGACCAGGGCGACCAGGGTCACGACACTGCCCCAGGCGATCGTCACCGTCACCCTGGTCACGGCCCTGCTGCCGCACATGAGTCGGGCGGTCATCGAACAGCGCATCAGCGACCTGCGCGCCGACCTCTCGCGAGCACTTCGGGTCAGCGGCGTCGTCATCGTCCCGGCCGCCTTCGCCTTCCTCGCCTTCGGCCCCCGGATCGCCCGACTCCTGTTCGCCCACGGCACCACCGACGTCGCCGCCGTCCTCCCCCTGGGGCACATGCTGCAGGCCTTCGGGCTCGGACTGATTCCCTTCTCCGCCCAGTACCTCTTCCTGCGCGGCTTCTACGCCTTCGACGACACCCGCACCCCGTTCCACCTGTCCCTGTGGATCAGTGGCACGAACATCGCCCTCGCCACCGCCTGCCACCTGCTGCTCCCGCCGCGCTGGGCGGTCACCGGGATGGCCGCCGCATACGCGCTCTCCTACGGCATCGGCCTGATACTGACCGTGCTCCGGCTGCGGCGCCGCACCCAGGGACTGCTGGACGGGCGCCGAATCTGCCGCACCTACGGCAAGCTGACCGCGGCGGCGGCACTCGCGGGGGCGGCGGGCTGGCTCGTCGCCGCCGGCTGTACCAACGGCCTGGCGGCCCACTTCCGGGCGCCGATCCTTTCGCTGGCGGCGGGAGGTCTCACCATGGCCCTGCTGTTCGTTCTCCTCGCCCGGCTCCTCAGGATCGGGGAACTGCGCGCCGTTCCCGGGGTGCGCTGA
- a CDS encoding MATE family efflux transporter: protein MRGENMRGHLTRLTALAGPVYAELLSGVIASVIGTFWVAGLGGAAVAAVTLAGTVENLLLGLVLVVGSGTSLRLSRALGAADDTDAARTTRAAWRLCALGTLALAVPGFLLRERLAGAFLDGPAAGLAAGYLAVAFPAFGLFFGQRVADELFKGAGDTRTPMRIALLSNALLLALDPLLVLGAGPLPGLGVTGAALALTVSRAMAFAVTLRLRPRTSAPAAGVGVAMGRIVRAGSPFGLDFTARMAAGTAQLALVAGFGVAAVAGYGVGYRVLLVVTMAFYALRQAAAIEAARLTGAGESAALRSLGRATGRLAAVLGAGAAVLTAVVAVPVSALFTDDPAVAGQSAGFLRMAALYLLPYALVVALGGVHQAAGAGRSLVVAVAVGLGAQLASATALSGPLGVTGVWAGLTVGAAVQLALLLALTRRRPVPLAEPCDSGRHESHTGRAAHPTPARS, encoded by the coding sequence ATGCGGGGAGAGAACATGCGCGGACACCTGACACGACTGACCGCCCTGGCCGGACCGGTCTACGCCGAACTCCTGTCGGGCGTGATCGCCTCGGTCATCGGCACCTTCTGGGTGGCCGGCCTCGGCGGGGCGGCCGTCGCCGCCGTCACCCTCGCGGGCACCGTGGAGAACCTGCTGCTCGGCCTCGTCCTCGTGGTCGGATCCGGCACCAGTCTGCGGCTCTCCCGCGCCCTCGGCGCCGCCGACGACACCGACGCCGCCCGCACCACCCGCGCGGCATGGCGGCTCTGCGCACTGGGCACCCTCGCACTCGCCGTCCCCGGCTTCCTGCTGCGCGAACGGCTGGCGGGCGCCTTCCTGGACGGCCCGGCGGCCGGGCTCGCCGCCGGCTACCTCGCCGTCGCGTTCCCCGCGTTCGGCCTGTTCTTCGGCCAGCGCGTCGCCGACGAGCTGTTCAAGGGCGCGGGCGACACCCGCACCCCGATGCGGATCGCGCTGCTGTCCAACGCGCTGCTGCTCGCCCTCGACCCGCTGCTCGTCCTCGGCGCGGGCCCGCTGCCGGGCCTCGGCGTGACCGGCGCGGCGCTGGCGCTGACGGTCTCCCGGGCGATGGCGTTCGCGGTCACGCTCCGGCTCCGGCCGCGAACGTCTGCTCCGGCCGCGGGGGTTGGAGTAGCCATGGGCCGGATCGTCCGGGCCGGATCACCGTTCGGCCTCGACTTCACCGCCCGGATGGCCGCCGGGACGGCCCAACTCGCTCTGGTCGCCGGCTTCGGTGTGGCGGCCGTCGCCGGCTACGGGGTCGGCTACCGCGTGCTGCTCGTCGTCACCATGGCGTTCTACGCGCTGCGGCAGGCCGCCGCGATCGAGGCCGCCCGCCTCACCGGCGCGGGCGAGAGCGCCGCGCTGCGCTCGCTGGGCCGCGCCACCGGGCGGCTCGCGGCCGTCCTCGGCGCGGGTGCGGCGGTGCTGACCGCCGTGGTGGCGGTCCCGGTGAGCGCGTTGTTCACCGACGACCCGGCCGTCGCCGGGCAGTCCGCCGGCTTCCTGCGCATGGCGGCGCTCTACCTGCTCCCGTACGCGCTCGTCGTGGCCCTCGGCGGCGTGCACCAGGCGGCGGGTGCCGGACGGTCGCTGGTGGTCGCCGTCGCCGTCGGCCTGGGTGCCCAACTCGCCTCCGCGACCGCCCTGTCGGGCCCGCTCGGGGTGACCGGCGTGTGGGCCGGCCTGACCGTCGGCGCGGCCGTCCAGCTCGCACTGCTGCTGGCGCTCACCCGCCGCCGGCCGGTCCCGCTCGCCGAGCCGTGCGACAGCGGTCGGCACGAGTCTCACACCGGACGGGCGGCCCACCCCACCCCCGCCCGCAGCTGA